The Deltaproteobacteria bacterium HGW-Deltaproteobacteria-6 genome has a segment encoding these proteins:
- a CDS encoding rod shape-determining protein RodA has translation MIFFKYDRRIFQNFDWTLCGLVLAICAIGIINIYSTGFSLSDNQSPLYLKQLQWILFGLFLMMITFLIDYRAINQAAYIIYAISVLSLIVVALFGHTANGAQRWISFGFVLFQPSELMKVSVIIVLARYFDDHKSNEPYLLRELFVPAVMVLFPCVLILKQPDLGTALMIVIVAASIVLFIGMNWKSLLITAVSILVMLPMAWFFLKDYQKDRLLTFLSPEIDPLGTGYHIIQSMIAIGSGGFLGKGFLKGSQTQLKFLPEQQTDFVFSVFAEEWGFVGGLILMMMFISLIIWGLKIALHSKDLLGTILAFGITVLIAWQVVINMGMVLGMLPVVGIPLPFLSYGGSAIVSLLAAIGLLMNVSVRRFILQR, from the coding sequence ATGATTTTTTTTAAATACGATCGCCGTATATTTCAGAATTTTGACTGGACTCTGTGTGGGTTGGTGCTGGCTATTTGTGCCATTGGCATTATTAATATTTATTCCACCGGCTTTAGTCTCAGCGATAATCAATCACCCCTTTACTTAAAGCAACTTCAATGGATTCTGTTCGGTCTTTTTTTAATGATGATTACTTTTTTAATTGATTACCGGGCCATCAATCAGGCTGCATATATTATTTATGCGATTTCCGTTCTATCCCTGATTGTTGTTGCTTTATTCGGTCATACGGCCAATGGCGCGCAAAGGTGGATATCCTTCGGATTCGTTTTATTTCAACCTTCCGAATTAATGAAGGTGAGTGTTATTATTGTTCTGGCCAGATATTTTGATGATCATAAATCTAACGAGCCCTATCTGTTGCGGGAACTGTTTGTTCCTGCCGTGATGGTGTTGTTTCCCTGTGTCCTGATCTTGAAACAACCGGATTTAGGGACGGCATTGATGATCGTCATTGTTGCCGCTTCGATTGTTCTTTTTATCGGAATGAACTGGAAGTCCCTGTTGATAACCGCTGTCAGTATTTTAGTGATGTTGCCCATGGCCTGGTTCTTTTTAAAAGATTATCAAAAAGACAGATTACTGACTTTTCTTTCGCCCGAGATTGATCCCTTGGGTACGGGCTACCATATTATCCAATCCATGATCGCCATAGGTTCCGGAGGATTTCTGGGCAAGGGATTTTTAAAAGGTTCACAAACCCAGCTGAAGTTTTTACCGGAACAGCAGACGGATTTCGTTTTTTCCGTGTTTGCGGAAGAGTGGGGATTTGTCGGCGGTTTGATCCTGATGATGATGTTTATATCCTTGATCATCTGGGGGTTGAAAATTGCCTTGCATTCAAAAGATTTATTGGGCACGATACTGGCATTTGGCATTACCGTACTGATTGCCTGGCAGGTGGTGATCAACATGGGAATGGTCTTGGGTATGCTGCCGGTTGTCGGCATTCCATTGCCCTTTTTAAGTTACGGCGGTTCAGCGATAGTGTCATTGCTGGCCGCGATAGGGTTGTTAATGAACGTCAGCGTGCGCAGATTTATCTTGCAACGCTGA